A DNA window from Acidobacteriota bacterium contains the following coding sequences:
- a CDS encoding PAS domain S-box protein, translating to MHLLTADLFSRHLETIRANPAVQAFLAGLLLLLAAAVALAAIRTLRRRRETRSLRESEHSFREAWDKAVVGMFRSTPEGHYLRINAALARICGYETVEAFLEDHGEVGRKLYVDSGRPGEFRRILETEDAVILFESEIRRRDGSIAWISENARPVRDDKGKVRFYEGTVVDITERKQAEQRLRKSLEELKATQDEFKQSRSLHRVTLDAMEEWIHRVDTSLTILTANAPLRKVAGDLGLNPDLVGLKVMEAFPFLDRKVREEYRSVIETGQPVMDMDELVVKGRRFVIETKKIPVFDPDGTISGVVTVMMDLTHKREAEEELRVSRDLLHLALEASKDGIWDYDALTGKVYLSPRCFRMLGYDPDAPEHTADFWIGLIHPDDFDLHVRSKLGPTPSHIEDFEVEIRVMAATGSWKWLLNRGMTVARDERGNSIRLVGTLTDITDRKLLERALRITQVSVDMAAELILWMDPGGSLTYVNDTACETLGLMREELMARSLFDIDLELTPGQWPGLRDRVGESGVVVRETTFLKRGSEPLPVEVNLTLLRYETKELYCVFARDTSERKKAEDEQRKLEDQVRHAQKMESLGVLAGGIAHDFNNLLTGILGNAELALLELGGEEPARDYLVQIEKITRHASELTRQMLAYSGKGHFVVHSLNLTTLVQDMANLLAVSIPKKCNLHYGFAGDIPPIEADAAQLRQVVMNLILNAADAIGDQVGVIVVSTGRMFCDRSWLEACQFYAAAEPGEYAFLEVSDTGCGMDEETLQRIFDPFFTTKFTGRGLGLAAVLGIMRGHKGAIRIRTVHGEGTRFTVLFPAGRPARPEGAAEAEPAALRAPRSGRVLLVDDEDSIREFAARMLAAQGFEVVCASNGLEALKTFREGPDRFSLVLLDLTMPLMGGEETLREIRQTRTDVPVILFSGYSVQEASERLSQLGADGFLQKPFILRELLAAIDHATGRLSSGPGESTAH from the coding sequence ATGCACCTCCTCACCGCCGACCTTTTCTCCCGCCACCTCGAGACGATCCGCGCCAACCCCGCCGTCCAGGCGTTCCTGGCGGGCCTGCTGCTCCTCCTGGCCGCCGCCGTCGCCCTGGCCGCCATCCGCACCCTCCGGCGCCGCCGGGAGACCCGGTCCCTGCGCGAGAGCGAGCACAGTTTCCGCGAGGCCTGGGACAAGGCGGTGGTCGGCATGTTCCGGTCCACCCCGGAGGGGCATTACCTGCGCATCAACGCCGCCCTGGCCCGGATCTGCGGTTACGAGACCGTCGAGGCCTTCCTGGAGGACCACGGGGAAGTCGGGCGGAAGCTCTACGTCGACTCGGGGCGCCCCGGGGAGTTCCGGCGGATCCTGGAGACGGAGGACGCCGTCATCCTTTTCGAATCCGAGATCCGGCGCCGGGACGGGAGCATCGCCTGGATTTCCGAGAATGCCCGCCCCGTCCGGGACGACAAGGGGAAGGTCCGCTTCTACGAGGGGACCGTGGTCGACATCACGGAGCGCAAGCAGGCCGAGCAGCGGCTCCGGAAGTCCCTCGAGGAGCTGAAGGCGACCCAGGACGAGTTCAAGCAGTCCCGGTCGCTCCACCGCGTCACCCTCGACGCCATGGAGGAGTGGATCCACCGCGTGGACACGAGCCTGACGATCCTGACGGCCAACGCCCCGCTCCGGAAGGTCGCCGGGGACCTCGGCCTCAACCCCGACCTCGTGGGCCTCAAGGTCATGGAAGCGTTCCCCTTCCTCGACCGAAAAGTCCGGGAGGAATACCGCTCGGTCATCGAGACGGGCCAGCCCGTGATGGACATGGACGAACTCGTCGTGAAGGGGAGGCGCTTCGTCATCGAGACCAAGAAAATCCCCGTTTTCGACCCCGACGGGACGATCTCCGGCGTCGTGACGGTGATGATGGACCTCACGCACAAGCGGGAAGCCGAGGAGGAACTCCGGGTCAGCCGCGACCTCCTGCACCTGGCCCTGGAAGCCTCGAAGGACGGCATCTGGGACTACGACGCCCTGACGGGGAAAGTCTACCTGAGCCCCCGCTGCTTCCGGATGCTCGGCTACGACCCCGACGCCCCCGAGCACACCGCGGACTTCTGGATCGGCCTGATCCACCCGGACGATTTCGATCTCCACGTCCGGAGCAAGCTCGGCCCCACCCCGTCCCACATCGAGGACTTCGAGGTGGAGATCCGCGTCATGGCGGCCACCGGGAGCTGGAAGTGGCTGCTCAACCGGGGCATGACCGTGGCCCGGGACGAGCGGGGGAACTCCATCCGCCTCGTGGGGACCCTGACGGACATCACCGACCGCAAGCTCCTGGAGCGGGCCCTGCGCATCACCCAGGTCTCGGTGGACATGGCGGCCGAGCTCATCCTCTGGATGGACCCCGGCGGCAGCCTGACCTACGTGAACGACACGGCCTGCGAGACCCTGGGCCTGATGCGAGAGGAACTCATGGCCCGGTCCCTCTTCGACATCGACCTGGAACTGACCCCCGGCCAGTGGCCCGGCCTCCGCGACCGGGTCGGGGAGAGCGGGGTCGTCGTCCGGGAGACCACCTTCCTGAAGCGGGGGAGCGAACCGCTCCCCGTGGAGGTCAACCTGACGCTGCTCCGGTACGAAACCAAGGAGCTCTACTGCGTCTTCGCCCGCGACACGTCGGAGCGGAAGAAGGCGGAGGACGAACAGCGCAAGCTGGAGGATCAGGTCCGCCACGCCCAGAAGATGGAGAGCCTCGGCGTCCTGGCCGGCGGTATCGCCCACGACTTCAACAACCTCCTGACGGGCATCCTGGGCAACGCCGAACTCGCCCTGCTCGAACTGGGCGGGGAAGAGCCCGCCCGGGATTACCTCGTCCAGATCGAGAAGATCACCCGGCACGCCTCGGAACTGACCCGCCAGATGCTGGCCTACTCGGGGAAAGGCCACTTCGTCGTCCACTCCCTGAACCTCACGACGCTGGTCCAGGACATGGCCAACCTCCTCGCCGTCTCCATCCCCAAGAAGTGCAACCTGCACTACGGCTTCGCCGGGGACATCCCGCCCATCGAAGCCGATGCCGCGCAACTCCGGCAGGTCGTCATGAACCTGATCCTCAACGCCGCCGACGCCATCGGGGACCAGGTGGGCGTCATCGTCGTCTCCACCGGGCGGATGTTCTGTGACCGGTCGTGGCTCGAGGCCTGCCAGTTTTATGCCGCCGCCGAACCGGGGGAGTACGCTTTCCTCGAGGTTTCGGACACGGGGTGCGGGATGGACGAGGAAACGCTCCAGCGGATCTTCGACCCCTTCTTCACCACCAAGTTCACCGGCCGGGGGCTGGGGCTGGCCGCCGTTCTGGGGATCATGCGCGGGCACAAGGGGGCGATCCGCATCCGGACGGTCCACGGCGAGGGGACGCGGTTCACGGTGCTGTTCCCTGCGGGCCGCCCCGCCCGGCCGGAGGGTGCGGCCGAGGCGGAACCGGCCGCCCTGAGGGCCCCCCGGTCGGGTCGGGTCCTCCTGGTGGACGACGAGGACTCCATCCGGGAATTCGCAGCCCGGATGCTGGCCGCCCAGGGTTTCGAGGTCGTCTGTGCCTCGAACGGCCTCGAGGCCCTGAAGACGTTCCGCGAGGGCCCGGACCGGTTCTCCCTCGTGCTCCTGGACCTCACCATGCCGCTGATGGGCGGCGAGGAGACGCTGCGGGAGATCCGCCAGACACGCACCGACGTCCCCGTGATCCTCTTCAGCGGCTACAGTGTCCAGGAAGCCTCCGAGCGGCTCTCGCAGCTCGGGGCGGACGGCTTCCTCCAGAAGCCCTTCATCCTCCGGGAACTGCTCGCCGCCATCGACCACGCCACCGGGCGCCTGTCCTCCGGCCCGGGGGAGTCGACGGCACACTGA
- the nadA gene encoding quinolinate synthase NadA — protein MEKIPSSYLQLSTDDVSSRIREARLKLGPRAVVLVHHFQRDDVARQADFLGSSTELLARVASLREADYLVLCGNRPLAEMMDILRDSRQKLLLVDEGGVCSMVASQVPKDYDGIVGELKRAGTSPVVPVVTDHAAIGVTARAGEAGGALCTPGNAGAVLRWALGRGRVLFTPDRNLGYNAARRSDVLADEIVDWKPGQPLGGNAPALLRKARVILWGQTCAAHSQFKPEHVRKLRQRDPGIRILVHPSSPPEVVALADEVGASAHITRTVENAAPGSRWGVGAHRNLVNRLAARFKDRQVLPLVNQGCLCSVMIRNEAARLLWVLDNLVAGREVNRVTLHPDVLSGAMNAVIRMMEIQAFESEA, from the coding sequence ATGGAAAAAATCCCCTCCTCCTATCTCCAGCTCTCGACCGACGACGTGAGTTCCCGGATCCGGGAGGCCCGGTTGAAGCTGGGGCCCCGGGCGGTCGTCCTGGTCCACCATTTCCAGCGGGACGACGTCGCCCGCCAGGCGGACTTCCTCGGCAGTTCCACCGAACTGCTGGCCCGGGTCGCGTCCCTCCGGGAGGCCGATTACCTGGTGCTCTGCGGAAACCGCCCCCTCGCCGAGATGATGGACATCCTCCGGGACAGCCGCCAGAAGCTGCTCCTGGTGGACGAAGGCGGGGTCTGTTCCATGGTGGCTTCCCAGGTCCCGAAGGATTACGACGGCATCGTCGGTGAACTGAAGCGGGCCGGCACTTCCCCCGTCGTCCCGGTGGTGACCGATCACGCCGCCATCGGGGTCACGGCCCGGGCGGGAGAGGCCGGCGGGGCGCTCTGCACGCCCGGCAACGCGGGGGCCGTCCTCCGCTGGGCCCTGGGCAGAGGGCGGGTGCTCTTCACCCCGGACCGCAACCTCGGTTACAACGCCGCCCGGCGCTCCGACGTCCTGGCGGACGAGATCGTCGACTGGAAGCCGGGGCAGCCCCTCGGCGGCAACGCCCCGGCCCTTCTGCGAAAGGCCCGGGTGATTCTCTGGGGTCAGACCTGCGCGGCCCACAGCCAGTTCAAACCGGAGCACGTGAGGAAACTCCGGCAGAGGGACCCCGGGATCCGGATTCTGGTGCATCCGTCGTCCCCGCCGGAGGTCGTCGCCCTCGCCGACGAGGTGGGCGCCTCGGCGCACATCACCCGGACCGTGGAGAACGCCGCTCCCGGCAGTCGGTGGGGCGTCGGCGCCCACCGCAACCTGGTCAACCGCCTCGCGGCGCGGTTCAAGGACCGCCAGGTCCTTCCCCTCGTCAACCAGGGGTGCCTGTGCAGCGTGATGATCCGGAACGAGGCCGCCCGCCTGCTCTGGGTGCTCGACAACCTCGTCGCGGGCCGCGAGGTGAACCGGGTCACCCTGCACCCCGACGTCCTGTCGGGGGCGATGAACGCCGTCATCCGGATGATGGAGATCCAGGCCTTCGAATCGGAAGCCTAG
- a CDS encoding diguanylate cyclase: protein MRRTGLQLLFLLLFAGATCAQILPFRRFTPENGLASSRVWSLYQDRSGYLWAGCSGGLSRFNGTLFRNFDRERGVVQNTAFALGEDGSGQLWAGTYRGPCVYRPEDGRFASTIDTASPVIGFTGMGNDFFCLTADGRLGRLTSKRSWTLTPLPPSDAGFSALASDGRSLYVGAGGNLLKVSPAPGSEPVQSVPAGAVINAVLPSPGERCCWVATDNGLYRLAEGSTVFEGPYPGTGNERLLCLCAGLDGALWVGGPRGVGYASGGTVGWYGTRSGLGGTPVTKVLVDREGLLWIGTMNGISRLENRLIETFDENSGLPGTSTAAVVWDPRSGRTWISTNAGLFVRNGDRFEAVTAAGAFFSRFLAWTVLPRPDGSVWVGTDGGGIAILQGGKATYLTRANGLPGDGVSDLCEDGSGVVWAACRQGLARIEGGRVTAFNRAGGLPADHVRCILPLPDGRGVLLGTVGGGLVRFDGTTFQRIVLPWKTDILGIYDLLRADGRLWIAADEGLFALDDAGRLSHWDTGDGLPDSSCVVLLESGPGLLWVGTDGGAALFDTSLGRVVRTLTAGDGLPGSEFTTHNCGCRTDDGSFWFGLVGGVCRIDPSVATAAVPTTAPPLACLDSLFLTLRGGAVQRVGLAPGAVLPDDTRTIRFEFDVLKFLSPESVTAFVKLEGYDEEFVPLGQSRVKEYTNLPSGNYAFVIRLAERGRPPVDKKLATFRVAPAIWQNPLFYCLAAVVLALVVHFGFRLRYRAIEREKEKLEQTVNQATRELEKKNTLLKHLAVTDELTGLYNRRFFLKALQQEVRRQARAMPGTEMSVLMVDVDHFKRINDNFGHEVGDWVLQHVARCLRSSVRVTDIPARFGGEEFIILLPQTGKEGARRVGEKIRLLLLAYPAERNNIRIPCSVSIGVAALGSPLDYTDGLVPEIIRRADAMLYRAKAEGRNRVVVEGTRSPLQTLEIKKEIL, encoded by the coding sequence ATGAGACGGACCGGTCTTCAACTACTTTTTCTTCTCCTTTTCGCGGGGGCGACCTGCGCCCAGATCCTCCCCTTTCGCCGTTTCACGCCCGAGAACGGGCTGGCGTCCTCCCGCGTCTGGAGCCTGTACCAGGATCGTTCGGGCTACCTGTGGGCCGGTTGCTCCGGCGGGCTCTCCCGGTTCAACGGGACCCTGTTCCGCAACTTCGACCGTGAGCGCGGTGTCGTGCAGAACACGGCCTTCGCCCTTGGCGAGGATGGCTCCGGCCAACTCTGGGCCGGGACGTACCGGGGCCCCTGCGTGTACCGCCCCGAGGACGGCCGGTTCGCCTCCACCATCGACACGGCCAGCCCCGTCATCGGTTTCACCGGGATGGGGAACGACTTCTTCTGCCTGACCGCCGACGGGAGGCTGGGCAGGCTGACGTCGAAACGGTCCTGGACACTCACGCCGCTGCCCCCGTCCGACGCGGGTTTCTCGGCGCTGGCGTCGGACGGCCGCTCTCTGTACGTCGGGGCGGGCGGCAACCTTCTGAAGGTCTCCCCCGCACCCGGCAGTGAACCGGTCCAGTCCGTGCCCGCCGGGGCCGTCATCAACGCGGTCCTCCCCTCGCCGGGGGAGCGGTGCTGCTGGGTGGCCACGGACAATGGCCTCTACCGGTTGGCCGAGGGTTCTACGGTTTTCGAGGGCCCCTACCCCGGCACCGGAAACGAGCGCCTGCTGTGCCTCTGCGCCGGCCTCGACGGCGCGCTCTGGGTCGGCGGGCCCCGTGGCGTAGGGTACGCTTCCGGGGGGACGGTCGGGTGGTACGGCACCCGGTCGGGCCTGGGCGGCACCCCGGTGACGAAGGTCCTCGTGGACCGGGAAGGGCTCCTCTGGATCGGCACCATGAACGGGATCAGCCGCCTCGAGAACCGCCTGATCGAGACCTTCGACGAAAACTCGGGCCTCCCGGGAACCAGCACGGCCGCCGTGGTCTGGGACCCCCGGTCCGGCCGCACCTGGATCAGCACCAACGCCGGCCTCTTCGTTCGGAACGGCGACCGCTTCGAGGCCGTCACCGCCGCCGGCGCCTTTTTCAGCCGGTTCCTCGCCTGGACGGTGCTCCCCCGCCCGGACGGCTCGGTGTGGGTGGGAACGGACGGGGGAGGCATCGCCATCCTCCAGGGGGGAAAGGCCACCTACCTGACCCGGGCGAACGGCCTCCCGGGAGACGGCGTGTCCGACCTCTGCGAGGACGGTTCCGGTGTGGTCTGGGCCGCGTGCCGGCAAGGCCTGGCACGCATCGAGGGCGGCCGGGTCACGGCCTTCAACCGGGCCGGGGGATTGCCGGCCGATCACGTGCGGTGCATCCTGCCGTTGCCGGACGGACGCGGAGTGCTCCTGGGGACCGTCGGCGGCGGCCTGGTCCGCTTCGACGGGACCACCTTCCAGCGAATCGTTCTCCCCTGGAAAACGGACATCCTGGGCATCTACGACCTCCTCCGCGCGGACGGGCGGCTCTGGATCGCCGCTGACGAAGGCCTCTTCGCCCTCGACGACGCCGGCCGGCTCTCCCACTGGGACACCGGCGACGGCCTGCCCGACAGCAGTTGCGTCGTCCTGCTGGAATCCGGCCCCGGGCTCCTCTGGGTCGGGACGGACGGGGGGGCCGCCCTCTTCGACACGTCCCTGGGCCGCGTCGTCAGGACCCTGACGGCCGGCGACGGGCTCCCGGGCAGCGAGTTCACCACCCACAACTGCGGTTGCCGGACCGACGACGGGAGCTTCTGGTTCGGCCTTGTCGGGGGGGTGTGCCGGATCGACCCTTCGGTCGCCACGGCCGCCGTCCCGACCACCGCGCCGCCCCTGGCCTGCCTGGACAGCCTCTTCCTGACCCTGAGGGGGGGAGCGGTTCAACGGGTGGGGCTGGCGCCCGGCGCCGTCCTCCCGGACGACACCCGGACGATCCGCTTCGAGTTCGACGTCCTGAAGTTCCTGAGCCCGGAAAGTGTCACCGCCTTCGTGAAGCTCGAGGGGTACGACGAGGAGTTCGTTCCGCTGGGGCAAAGCCGGGTGAAGGAGTACACCAACCTGCCGTCCGGCAACTACGCTTTCGTCATCCGCCTCGCCGAGCGCGGCCGGCCTCCCGTCGACAAAAAGCTGGCCACCTTCCGCGTGGCGCCCGCGATCTGGCAAAATCCCCTGTTCTACTGCCTGGCGGCGGTGGTCCTGGCCCTCGTTGTCCACTTCGGTTTCCGTTTGCGTTACCGGGCCATCGAGCGGGAGAAGGAGAAGCTGGAGCAGACGGTCAACCAGGCCACCCGGGAACTGGAGAAGAAGAACACGCTGCTGAAGCACCTGGCCGTCACCGACGAACTGACCGGCCTCTACAACCGCCGGTTCTTCCTGAAAGCCCTCCAGCAGGAAGTCCGGCGCCAGGCCCGCGCGATGCCGGGGACCGAGATGTCCGTGCTGATGGTGGACGTGGACCATTTCAAGCGGATCAACGACAATTTCGGCCACGAGGTCGGGGACTGGGTCCTCCAGCACGTGGCCCGGTGCCTCCGGTCATCGGTCCGCGTCACCGACATTCCCGCCCGCTTCGGCGGGGAGGAGTTCATCATCCTCCTGCCCCAGACCGGCAAGGAGGGCGCCCGCCGCGTCGGGGAGAAGATCCGCCTCCTCCTCCTGGCGTACCCGGCGGAACGGAACAACATCCGCATCCCCTGCTCCGTCAGCATCGGGGTCGCCGCGCTCGGCAGCCCCCTCGATTACACCGACGGGCTCGTCCCCGAGATCATCCGCCGGGCCGACGCCATGCTCTACCGGGCCAAGGCCGAGGGCCGGAACCGCGTGGTGGTTGAAGGCACCCGGTCCCCCCTGCAGACCCTGGAAATCAAGAAGGAAATTCTCTGA
- the hflX gene encoding GTPase HflX, producing the protein MLEKLHQRRVPPHALLTPELAARLVEVSAEMNRQVGLLLNRAGSVEYVVVGDAHRIELPDFKRFRTGFRRFRGLRCVHTHLDGTGLSQEDLTDLALLRLDTMSVLEIDEGGTPGLLHTAHVKPAAGPGGEQRPGDFWAQLPSVPVYRLDLDFPAFIRDLEAEFTRSAPGGREGAATERAILVGVTTGGLEAERSRLDELRELARTADAEVLDVLVQRRPRLDPRHVMGEGKLREIIIRGMQLGAGMLIFNRNLSPTQARAICRETDMKVIDRTQLILDIFARRARSQEGKIQVELAQFKYLFPRLAEADDSLSRLTGGIGGRGPGETVLEVGKRRIRDRIAFLEEKMEGIRKARAQRRRRRSRRAVPVVSIVGYTNAGKSTLFNRLARADALAEDKLFATLDPLTRQLRFPGGAEAILADTVGFIRDLPRELLEAFKATLEEIEEADLIVHLADAAAPDRDIQVRAVEDLLRQLDLDEIPRLSVWNKADLLPAPERDFLARRGIVLSALTGEGVDNLLLRLREALFTVPGSALPNPLEVYS; encoded by the coding sequence ATGCTGGAGAAGCTCCACCAGCGGCGGGTCCCCCCCCACGCCCTCCTCACGCCCGAACTGGCCGCCCGGCTGGTCGAGGTGTCCGCGGAGATGAACCGCCAGGTCGGCCTCCTGCTGAACCGGGCGGGGAGCGTTGAGTACGTGGTGGTGGGGGATGCCCACCGCATCGAACTCCCCGACTTCAAGCGCTTCCGCACGGGCTTCCGGCGGTTCCGCGGCCTCCGGTGCGTCCACACCCACCTGGACGGCACGGGGCTCTCCCAGGAGGACCTCACCGACCTCGCCCTCCTGCGCCTCGACACCATGAGCGTCCTGGAGATCGACGAGGGCGGAACGCCCGGCCTGCTCCACACGGCCCACGTCAAGCCCGCCGCCGGTCCCGGGGGCGAACAGCGGCCCGGCGACTTCTGGGCCCAGCTGCCGTCGGTCCCGGTGTACCGCCTCGACCTGGACTTCCCGGCCTTTATCCGGGACCTCGAGGCGGAGTTCACCCGCTCCGCCCCCGGGGGCCGGGAAGGCGCCGCGACCGAACGGGCCATCCTCGTCGGCGTCACCACCGGGGGCCTGGAGGCGGAGCGGTCCCGGCTCGACGAACTCCGGGAGCTGGCCCGCACCGCCGACGCCGAGGTCCTGGACGTGCTCGTCCAGCGTCGCCCGAGGCTGGACCCGCGGCACGTCATGGGCGAGGGCAAGTTGCGGGAGATCATCATCCGCGGCATGCAGCTCGGCGCCGGCATGCTCATCTTCAACCGGAACCTCTCCCCCACCCAGGCCCGCGCCATCTGCCGCGAGACGGACATGAAGGTCATCGACCGGACCCAGCTCATCCTCGACATCTTCGCCCGCCGCGCCCGGTCCCAGGAGGGGAAGATCCAGGTGGAGCTGGCCCAGTTCAAGTACCTCTTCCCCCGCCTCGCGGAGGCCGACGACTCGCTGTCGCGCCTCACCGGCGGGATCGGGGGCCGCGGTCCCGGCGAGACGGTCCTCGAGGTGGGCAAGCGCCGCATCCGGGACCGGATCGCCTTCCTGGAGGAGAAGATGGAGGGGATCCGCAAGGCCCGTGCCCAGCGCCGCCGCCGCCGGAGCCGTCGGGCCGTCCCCGTGGTCTCCATCGTGGGGTACACGAACGCGGGCAAATCGACCCTCTTCAACCGGCTGGCCCGGGCCGACGCCCTGGCCGAGGACAAGCTCTTTGCCACCCTGGACCCCCTCACCCGCCAACTCCGCTTCCCGGGCGGAGCGGAGGCGATCCTGGCCGACACCGTGGGCTTCATCCGCGACCTCCCCCGGGAGCTGTTGGAGGCGTTCAAGGCCACCCTCGAGGAGATCGAGGAGGCAGACCTCATCGTCCACCTGGCCGACGCCGCGGCGCCCGACCGCGACATCCAGGTGCGCGCCGTGGAGGACCTGCTGCGGCAGCTGGACCTCGACGAGATCCCCCGCCTGTCGGTCTGGAACAAGGCCGACCTTCTCCCGGCACCCGAGCGGGATTTCCTGGCGCGCCGGGGCATCGTCCTCTCCGCCCTCACGGGGGAAGGGGTGGACAACCTTCTCCTTCGGTTGCGGGAAGCCCTGTTCACCGTACCCGGGTCCGCCCTGCCGAACCCGCTGGAGGTCTACTCATGA
- a CDS encoding N-acetyltransferase gives MSRVAVRPVRSRKDLAEFVRFPYRKYHGHPFWVPPPLMDRKALLNRDRHPFYLKAEAEFFLAEGPGGTRGCVAAIHNHAHEEYHGDKSGFFGFFETDDHPDTAAALLDAAANWCAARGLVRIQGPMNPSTNYECALLVDGFDRPPVLMMPYNPPCYADHVEAAGFDKARDLLAYNLEAKDMPMERIRHLADRVESKENVRNRPIRMNKLDEELERVFAVYNDAWSRNWGFVPMSREELSAMAESLKWVCDPRIIFITEREGEAVGFIFAMPDLNRIFKDLGGRLLPFGWVRLLAGRRRVGFMRVLAMGLRKDYQNLGYTALLYRDIVRYGGEAGYPHGEIGWVLEDNVMMNRAAVMLGARVSKRYRIYARNL, from the coding sequence ATGAGCCGTGTCGCTGTCCGCCCCGTCCGCTCCCGGAAGGACCTGGCGGAATTCGTCCGCTTCCCCTACCGGAAGTACCACGGCCACCCGTTCTGGGTCCCCCCGCCCCTCATGGACCGCAAGGCGCTCCTGAACCGCGACCGTCACCCCTTCTACCTCAAGGCCGAGGCGGAGTTCTTCCTCGCGGAGGGACCGGGGGGGACGCGGGGGTGCGTCGCCGCGATCCACAACCACGCCCACGAGGAGTACCACGGCGACAAGAGCGGTTTCTTCGGCTTCTTCGAAACGGACGACCACCCGGACACGGCCGCCGCCCTCCTCGACGCCGCCGCGAACTGGTGCGCCGCCCGCGGGCTCGTCCGCATCCAGGGGCCCATGAACCCTTCCACGAACTACGAGTGCGCCCTCCTCGTGGACGGTTTCGACCGACCGCCCGTCCTCATGATGCCCTACAACCCGCCCTGCTACGCCGACCACGTGGAGGCCGCCGGTTTCGACAAGGCCCGCGACCTGCTGGCCTACAACCTGGAGGCGAAGGACATGCCGATGGAACGAATCCGGCACCTCGCCGACCGGGTGGAGAGCAAGGAGAACGTCCGCAACCGGCCCATCCGCATGAACAAGCTGGACGAGGAACTGGAGCGGGTCTTCGCCGTTTACAACGACGCCTGGAGCCGGAACTGGGGTTTCGTCCCCATGTCCCGCGAGGAGCTTTCCGCCATGGCGGAGAGCCTGAAGTGGGTCTGCGATCCCCGGATCATCTTCATCACGGAGCGGGAAGGCGAGGCCGTGGGTTTCATCTTCGCCATGCCCGACCTGAACCGGATCTTCAAGGACCTGGGCGGACGCTTGCTCCCCTTCGGCTGGGTCCGCCTCCTGGCCGGGCGCCGCCGGGTGGGTTTCATGCGCGTGCTGGCCATGGGCCTGCGCAAGGACTACCAGAACCTCGGCTACACGGCCCTCCTCTACCGTGACATCGTCCGGTACGGGGGGGAAGCCGGCTACCCCCACGGCGAGATCGGCTGGGTGCTGGAGGACAACGTGATGATGAACCGCGCCGCCGTCATGCTGGGCGCCCGGGTTTCCAAGCGCTACCGGATCTACGCGAGGAACCTGTGA